In one Candidatus Nitronereus thalassa genomic region, the following are encoded:
- a CDS encoding DUF6445 family protein: MNMPSNPLIINPHCQVNIEYLGQGRHKIVIADDFYQHPEKVLQLALELPYTDRFEIVGNFPGVRASINLEIQPIFQKISELWGIPLYQFFDPQPVVFQGITNKNYLLNIGQRQPHIDQDITAMVYLNPEESCVGGTGLYRHRPTGLERVPITPDQEIRNLADRLELSDEFLTSAEGYENFQNSMIFNPLFANRDNTYINEGNEYWELLKLIKMKTNRLIIFDGRCFHSQYIFPEQYTEAFRVNQIIYLSQKPKS, encoded by the coding sequence ATGAACATGCCTTCCAATCCCCTTATCATCAACCCTCATTGCCAGGTCAACATCGAATACTTAGGGCAGGGACGCCACAAAATCGTCATTGCAGATGACTTTTACCAACATCCCGAAAAAGTGCTACAATTGGCCCTGGAATTGCCATATACCGATAGGTTTGAGATCGTCGGTAATTTTCCTGGTGTTCGAGCCTCAATCAACCTCGAGATTCAGCCCATCTTTCAAAAAATCAGCGAACTCTGGGGTATCCCCCTTTATCAATTTTTTGATCCCCAACCCGTGGTCTTCCAGGGGATCACCAACAAAAATTATCTCCTTAACATTGGGCAACGACAGCCTCACATCGACCAAGACATTACCGCCATGGTGTATTTAAACCCGGAGGAGTCTTGTGTTGGAGGGACTGGGCTCTATAGACACCGGCCTACAGGCCTGGAACGAGTGCCTATCACACCAGACCAAGAAATCCGGAACCTTGCCGATAGATTAGAACTTAGTGATGAATTTTTGACCAGTGCGGAAGGCTATGAAAACTTTCAGAACAGTATGATATTCAACCCACTCTTCGCGAATCGCGACAACACCTATATCAACGAAGGGAACGAATACTGGGAATTACTGAAACTCATTAAAATGAAAACAAACCGACTGATCATTTTCGACGGGAGATGCTTTCATTCCCAATACATCTTTCCCGAACAATATACTGAAGCCTTTCGGGTTAACCAGATCATCTATTTGAGTCAAAAGCCAAAAAGCTGA
- a CDS encoding POT family MFS transporter yields the protein MNEAAERFSYYGMRAILVVFMTEYLLNHDGSIDVMGEAEARKYFHLFASAVYFFPILGSLVADVYWGKFRTIVVLSIVYCIGHLALAVDQTRLGLAVGLTLIAIGSGGIKPCVSANLGDQFGFANRHLLSKAFYWFYFSINLGAGISTLLTPWLLYHVGPHMAFGVPGLLMLLATWVFWIGRWEYAHIPPKGKEFLSELRTSENLHAIWRLIPIFIFSAFFWSLYDQTGSAWVLQAKHMDLFWLGIEWLPSQIQVVNPFLIMILIPIFSYAVYPWVERFYPLTPLRKIAIGFFITVVAFVLSAQIEMQIAEGLRPNIVWQLLAFVVMTSAEVMVSITCLEFSYTQAPRAMKSIVMALFLLSVSLGNAFTSLVNFFIQNEDGSSMLEGASYYWFFAGVMLGASMLFVWIAQRYQGQTYLQEEESEEK from the coding sequence ATGAATGAGGCCGCAGAGCGTTTTAGTTATTATGGCATGCGGGCCATTTTGGTCGTGTTTATGACCGAGTACTTACTGAACCATGATGGTAGCATTGATGTAATGGGAGAAGCCGAAGCAAGAAAGTATTTTCATCTCTTTGCCTCAGCCGTATATTTTTTCCCGATCCTGGGATCGTTGGTTGCGGATGTTTATTGGGGAAAATTTCGAACTATTGTTGTGCTGTCAATTGTCTATTGTATTGGCCACCTGGCCTTGGCTGTGGATCAAACCCGACTCGGTCTGGCAGTGGGGTTAACCCTGATTGCCATCGGTTCTGGGGGCATTAAGCCTTGCGTCTCTGCCAATCTTGGTGATCAGTTTGGTTTTGCCAATCGACATTTACTCTCGAAGGCATTTTATTGGTTTTATTTTTCCATTAACCTTGGGGCGGGTATCTCGACTTTGTTGACGCCTTGGCTCTTGTACCACGTCGGGCCTCATATGGCTTTTGGGGTACCCGGGCTATTGATGTTGTTGGCCACCTGGGTGTTTTGGATTGGACGGTGGGAGTATGCACACATTCCGCCAAAGGGGAAGGAATTTCTTAGTGAGTTGAGGACTTCAGAGAATCTCCACGCCATCTGGCGGCTAATTCCCATTTTTATTTTTTCGGCGTTCTTTTGGTCACTCTATGACCAAACGGGCTCCGCATGGGTATTGCAAGCTAAGCACATGGACTTATTCTGGCTAGGTATTGAATGGTTGCCTTCCCAGATTCAGGTGGTCAATCCTTTTCTCATTATGATATTGATCCCGATATTTTCCTATGCGGTATACCCTTGGGTGGAAAGATTTTATCCCCTCACGCCGTTACGAAAAATTGCCATAGGGTTTTTTATCACAGTCGTGGCGTTTGTTCTGTCGGCACAAATTGAAATGCAAATTGCGGAAGGCCTTCGACCGAATATCGTATGGCAACTGCTGGCTTTTGTAGTCATGACTTCTGCTGAAGTGATGGTGTCGATTACGTGTTTGGAGTTTTCCTATACACAGGCCCCACGAGCAATGAAGTCTATCGTCATGGCGTTATTCCTCTTGTCTGTATCTCTTGGGAATGCCTTTACGTCATTAGTGAATTTTTTTATCCAAAATGAGGATGGGAGTTCCATGCTTGAAGGGGCCTCCTATTATTGGTTTTTCGCTGGAGTGATGCTTGGGGCTTCTATGCTGTTTGTTTGGATAGCCCAGCGCTATCAGGGCCAGACCTATCTTCAAGAAGAGGAATCTGAGGAGAAGTAA
- a CDS encoding helix-turn-helix domain-containing protein produces MLNDGILTISDVANFLKIPKSSVYKLIHDGGLPAHKVGKHFRLVQDEVKEWLHQGGLTSNKI; encoded by the coding sequence ATGTTAAACGACGGAATCTTGACTATTTCCGACGTGGCCAATTTTTTAAAAATCCCTAAGTCATCGGTCTATAAACTCATTCATGATGGGGGATTGCCAGCTCATAAAGTGGGGAAACACTTTCGTTTGGTCCAGGACGAAGTGAAGGAATGGCTCCATCAGGGTGGGCTGACTTCCAATAAAATTTAG
- a CDS encoding response regulator codes for MTDSFPNKISHEAASVSGESQNFAGLQALLIIEQALDAIVTFDDNGLITHWNPQAERLFGWKEHEVKGQVFTEVVLGSQYRESYGRGIQRFLDAGDGTLLNRRAEALAMNREGTEFPVEMSLCPLRMGDTHCFSAFLRDIRERRQSERALLQETMLVQLHQGVASAANEAPTVELALESSLNWVCSLLGWPVGHVWLYNREEYRLTSTNIWFLDHPTRYGEFRSATDRLSLASGECLPGQVHQSRQAIVTHDVGKDLISTRSSLAQSVGFVSSFASPIVVGVDVVAVMEFFSDKHNEVDDRLLDSMVSVGVQLGRVIERKEVQEELVRAKEASEAAARTKSEFLANMSHEIRTPMNGVIGMTGLLLDTPLSTEQREFAETVRNSAEALLTILNDILDFSKIEAGKLDLEIIDFDLRVAVEEVVELLAEKAEAKGIELACLLHSDIPHELKGDPGRLRQVLINLVGNAVKFTEEGEVVVRVNKVHDSQRGIVLRVEVADTGIGIPMEHQARLFQSFTQADSSTTRKYGGTGLGLAICKQLVELMGGQIGFTSEAGKGTTFWFTVCLEPVAHVGDPTNDGGRGNLKGLRVLIVDDNVTNQKILEYYVKAWDMQSVSVLDGPSALQVLRQAAEDGNKFDLALLDMQMPHMDGLALAQSIQRDPVLSSVKLVMLTSLGRRGDAEKAKQVGIAAYLTKPIRQVVLFNSLMMLMGAEGKTDAAKLVTQHTVKEVQRREAVHILLAEDNLVNQKVAVRMLERLGFRPDVVKNGLEAVNAWEQGQYHMILMDCQMPEMDGFEATQAIRRREANMDNPGGREMADFPHLTHIPIIAMTANAMKGDREKCLEQGMDDYIAKPVKPATLEEVVLRWLPKTPAGNFLTGQEESWGGCLDEQVLKELESLGDAEQPDFLQSVIQQFLTDQPKHVAAIESAIQDRDLMALRKAAHAVRGSSFNIGARALAASAMELEKLGETGTLEGIDKLITVFQKECSRACRALEKRLAAQSVGSS; via the coding sequence ATGACTGATTCATTTCCGAACAAAATTTCCCACGAGGCTGCTTCGGTATCTGGCGAGTCACAGAACTTTGCAGGTCTTCAGGCCCTCCTCATTATTGAACAAGCCCTAGACGCCATTGTCACCTTTGATGACAATGGGCTGATTACCCATTGGAATCCCCAAGCCGAACGGTTGTTTGGATGGAAGGAGCACGAGGTGAAAGGGCAAGTGTTCACGGAGGTCGTCTTGGGCTCCCAATATCGCGAGAGTTATGGCCGTGGCATCCAACGTTTTTTAGATGCTGGAGACGGAACGTTACTGAACAGGCGAGCGGAGGCCTTGGCCATGAACCGCGAAGGCACAGAGTTTCCAGTGGAGATGTCCCTCTGTCCGCTACGAATGGGGGATACTCATTGCTTCAGCGCCTTCCTCAGGGATATCCGTGAACGTCGCCAATCGGAACGAGCCCTATTGCAAGAGACGATGCTTGTCCAGCTTCATCAAGGCGTGGCCTCTGCAGCCAACGAGGCCCCTACCGTGGAGTTGGCGTTGGAGTCGAGCTTGAATTGGGTATGTTCCTTGTTGGGATGGCCGGTGGGGCATGTGTGGTTGTATAACAGGGAAGAATACCGGCTGACTTCTACGAATATTTGGTTCCTGGATCATCCTACTCGGTATGGGGAGTTTCGTTCGGCAACGGACAGGCTCTCGCTGGCTTCGGGAGAATGCCTTCCCGGCCAGGTTCATCAAAGTCGTCAAGCCATCGTAACGCATGATGTGGGCAAAGACTTGATCTCGACTCGCTCATCCCTTGCCCAATCTGTGGGTTTCGTATCAAGTTTTGCATCGCCCATTGTCGTAGGAGTGGATGTGGTGGCGGTGATGGAGTTTTTCTCAGATAAACATAATGAAGTTGATGATCGGCTTTTGGATTCGATGGTATCCGTGGGCGTGCAATTGGGCCGCGTCATCGAACGTAAAGAGGTCCAAGAGGAATTGGTGCGAGCCAAAGAAGCTTCGGAAGCGGCCGCCAGGACCAAATCGGAGTTTCTGGCTAACATGAGCCATGAAATCCGCACGCCGATGAATGGCGTGATTGGCATGACCGGATTGCTGCTTGACACTCCCTTGTCCACCGAACAACGGGAATTTGCTGAAACGGTGAGAAATTCTGCGGAAGCGTTGCTCACTATTCTTAATGACATCCTAGATTTTTCCAAGATTGAAGCGGGCAAGCTTGATTTGGAAATTATTGATTTTGATCTTCGAGTTGCCGTGGAAGAAGTGGTGGAATTGCTAGCAGAGAAAGCAGAAGCCAAAGGCATTGAACTTGCCTGCCTTTTGCATTCGGATATACCACACGAATTGAAGGGAGATCCTGGGCGGCTTCGCCAAGTGTTGATTAATTTAGTGGGGAATGCCGTGAAGTTTACGGAAGAAGGTGAAGTGGTGGTTCGTGTCAATAAGGTCCACGATAGCCAAAGAGGAATCGTACTTCGAGTGGAGGTGGCTGATACAGGAATTGGTATTCCAATGGAACACCAAGCCCGATTATTTCAATCGTTCACCCAGGCCGATAGCTCAACGACCCGAAAGTATGGTGGAACAGGATTAGGGTTGGCGATTTGTAAGCAATTAGTGGAGTTAATGGGCGGACAAATCGGATTTACGAGCGAGGCAGGGAAGGGCACGACATTTTGGTTTACAGTATGTTTGGAACCAGTAGCTCATGTGGGTGATCCGACCAATGACGGGGGACGAGGGAATTTAAAAGGTCTGCGCGTCTTAATTGTCGATGATAACGTCACCAACCAGAAAATTTTGGAATATTATGTCAAAGCCTGGGACATGCAGAGTGTGAGTGTGCTGGATGGGCCATCAGCCCTGCAGGTTCTTCGGCAGGCCGCGGAAGATGGGAACAAGTTTGATCTTGCTCTGCTGGATATGCAGATGCCACACATGGATGGGCTTGCGTTAGCCCAATCTATTCAACGGGATCCTGTTTTATCCTCGGTGAAACTGGTCATGCTCACCTCCTTGGGGCGACGGGGAGATGCGGAGAAAGCCAAACAAGTGGGCATTGCAGCCTATTTAACCAAGCCAATTCGCCAGGTGGTGCTGTTTAACAGTTTAATGATGTTGATGGGGGCCGAAGGAAAGACCGATGCCGCAAAGCTGGTCACTCAACATACAGTCAAGGAAGTCCAACGAAGAGAAGCGGTCCATATTTTATTAGCAGAAGATAATCTAGTGAACCAAAAAGTTGCGGTGCGAATGCTGGAACGCCTGGGCTTTCGCCCGGATGTCGTGAAAAATGGCCTTGAAGCAGTGAACGCTTGGGAGCAGGGACAGTATCATATGATTCTCATGGATTGTCAGATGCCTGAAATGGATGGATTTGAAGCGACGCAAGCCATTCGAAGGCGTGAGGCGAATATGGACAATCCAGGGGGAAGGGAAATGGCGGACTTTCCGCATTTGACTCATATTCCTATCATTGCCATGACCGCAAATGCGATGAAAGGCGACCGCGAGAAATGTTTGGAACAAGGTATGGATGACTATATTGCGAAACCTGTGAAGCCAGCGACTCTCGAAGAGGTTGTACTTCGGTGGCTTCCCAAGACTCCTGCAGGAAATTTTCTCACTGGCCAGGAGGAGTCTTGGGGAGGGTGTCTCGATGAACAGGTTCTCAAGGAACTCGAGTCCCTTGGTGATGCCGAGCAGCCAGATTTTCTCCAATCGGTCATTCAACAGTTTTTGACAGACCAACCCAAACATGTGGCAGCTATTGAGTCTGCCATTCAAGATCGAGATCTCATGGCTCTTCGCAAGGCGGCTCATGCCGTGAGAGGAAGTAGTTTTAATATCGGAGCGCGGGCCTTAGCTGCCAGTGCTATGGAATTAGAAAAATTAGGCGAAACTGGCACTCTTGAGGGTATTGATAAACTCATTACTGTGTTTCAAAAAGAATGTAGTCGGGCCTGCCGGGCCCTTGAAAAACGATTGGCCGCACAATCTGTTGGCTCATCCTAA